The Pseudomonas cavernicola DNA segment CACGAGATGCCGAACAACCTGTCGCACAAGATCGGCCCGGCGCCCTGGGCGGTGTTCTATGGCCCCTCGACCCGCCGCCTGATCGACCTCGACGACCCGACCCGCAGCCTCGGCATCAACCCGTTGGGGCAGAGTGGCGTGCCGTTCGACGCGCACTACGCCGACCAGGCCGAGGTCTATATCCAGGGCCTGTACCAGCCGCAGCATGTGCGCGAGGAGGAGGTGGCGGCCCATAGCCAGGGCGTGCTGAGACTGATCCCGAGGTAGGGGGTGGCATAGGCACAGGCCCCAGGCTGCGGGCAGGGCTCTTTTATAAATTCGGCCCTTCTGTAGGAGCGAGCTCTGCTCGTGATTAGGAGCAGCGCGAGCAGAACTCGCTCCTACTTTTTCGTGCCGGATCAATAGGATTAGCCGTTCCTGGGGTTACCGCACACGCGCCAGCCTGACGCCGTGTATCGCCTGGTCGCACGATATCGCCGATGATGGTCCAAACTTCAACGAGGGTTACAAGGCCGTCAGCCTTGGCCTCGATGCGGAGTACCAAACCACCTACAGCGCCAGCCTAAGCTATACCGATCTCTTCGGCGGCGATTACAGCACCCTCACCGATCGCGACAGCGTCGCCCTCAGTTTCGGCCTGAACTTCCGAGCACGGACTGGCAAAGGACTCGAATCATGAGAAGCACAAGCATCTTTCGTAACTGCACCCTGGCGCTGACCTTGCTGGCCAGCAGCGTGATGGCCGCGGTCTCCCCGGAAGAAGCCGCCCAGCTCGGCACCAGCCTGACCCCCCTGGGCGCGCAGAAGGAAGGCAATGCCGACGGCAGCATTCCTGAGTGGACCGGCGGCCTGCCGACCGATGCGGCGGCGGTGACCAACGGCTTCCTTGCCGACCCCTTCCCCAATGAACAGCCGCTGTTCGTGATCACCGCGGCCAATGCCGAGCAGTACAAGGACAAGCTCTCCCCCGGCCAGCTGGCCATGTTCAAGCGCTATGCCAGCACCTACAAGATCCCGGTCTACAAGACCCACCGTAGCGCCGCGGTGCCGCAGGCGCTCTACGACGTGGCGAAGAAGAGCGCGGTGAGCACCCAGCCGGTGGACAATGGCAACGGCCTGGCCAACTTCGCCGACACTCACTACTACGCCTTCCCGATCCCGCAGGATGGCATCCAGGTGCTGTGGAACCACATCACCCGCTACCGCGGCGGCAACGTCCGGCGCCTGATCGTCCAGGCCATGCCGCAGACCGGCGGCTCCTTCACCACCGTGCACTTCAAGGACGAGGTGGCCTTCCCGGCCGACTTGGCCGAGCTGGACCAGGAGAAGGCCAGCAACATCCTGCTCTACTTCAAGCAGGAGGTGACCGCGCCCGCGCGCCTGGCGGGTAACGTGCTGCTGGTCCACGAGACCATCGACCAGGTCAAGGAGCCGCGGATGGCCTGGCTCTACAACGCCGGCCAGCGCCGCGTGCGGCGCGCCCCGCAGGTCGCCTATGACGGCCCCGGCACCGCCTCCGACGGCCTGCGCACCACCGACAACTTCGACATGTTCTCCGGCGCGCCGGATCGCTATGACTGGAAGCTGGTGGGCAAGAAGGAGATGTACATCCCCTACAACAGCTACAGGCTCGACTCGACCAAGCTGAAGTACGCGGACATCCTCAAGCCCGGACATATCAATCAGGATCTGGCCCGTTACGAGCTGCACCGCGTGTGGGAAGTAGTGGCCACGCTGAAGCCAGGTGAGCGGCACATCTATGCCAAGCGTCACCTGTTCTTCGATGAGGACGGCTGGCAAATCGCCCTGGCCGACCATTACGACGGCCGCGGCCAACTCTGGCGGGTCGGCGAGGGGCATGCTGAGCAGCACTACCAGCGGCAGTACCCCCTCTA contains these protein-coding regions:
- a CDS encoding DUF1329 domain-containing protein, encoding MRSTSIFRNCTLALTLLASSVMAAVSPEEAAQLGTSLTPLGAQKEGNADGSIPEWTGGLPTDAAAVTNGFLADPFPNEQPLFVITAANAEQYKDKLSPGQLAMFKRYASTYKIPVYKTHRSAAVPQALYDVAKKSAVSTQPVDNGNGLANFADTHYYAFPIPQDGIQVLWNHITRYRGGNVRRLIVQAMPQTGGSFTTVHFKDEVAFPADLAELDQEKASNILLYFKQEVTAPARLAGNVLLVHETIDQVKEPRMAWLYNAGQRRVRRAPQVAYDGPGTASDGLRTTDNFDMFSGAPDRYDWKLVGKKEMYIPYNSYRLDSTKLKYADILKPGHINQDLARYELHRVWEVVATLKPGERHIYAKRHLFFDEDGWQIALADHYDGRGQLWRVGEGHAEQHYQRQYPLYTLEALYDIISGRYIVNGMRNEEKRGSEFGFKATGADYTPAALRATGVR